A genome region from Firmicutes bacterium CAG:345 includes the following:
- a CDS encoding unknown (no significant homology to UniProt) → MMFIQEGDNFNSFENDIKKDNKISASVQLSKIYLNKILDDYDTLIDTFIQNKDNMSSEMIISYLEQYEG, encoded by the coding sequence ATGATGTTTATACAAGAAGGTGATAATTTTAATTCATTTGAAAATGATATTAAAAAAGATAATAAAATTAGTGCTTCTGTTCAATTGTCAAAAATTTATCTCAATAAAATTTTAGATGATTACGATACTTTAATAGATACCTTTATTCAAAATAAGGATAATATGTCATCGGAAATGATAATCTCTTATTTAGAACAATACGAAGGATAA
- a CDS encoding aTPase AAA-2 domain-containing protein (product inferred by homology to UniProt) gives MALQTTFNRLKREVGIKRCVILDGNVGDVYLNDKKQIVDLKQYLTYMLKGMEYDDVLYWDRIDGIDGDVSRLSVIDEVEVEGDAYPFDDDEENQPQAEEKTGSGQFKEPAEIFNIVFKNLKKPNRKTAFVLNWADYLFSSGGQLPPDERKLITMLGKAIKDKKTEYLSAEVNESTVILITSKLAMFPISFYQGNPEVACLTLSKPDREERAKMMEKIESGFDVKLKPGETLLTSDKFNEYVDMLDDFTNREIVQMARLSRKEGKMPFEQLYLLFKYGEKDNPWEKLDYKSVKNIKKILSERVVGQEEAIEKIEKVVVKAYMGLTGIHKSSSRSAPKGVLFFVGPTGVGKTELSKALAKFLFGDEQACIRFDMSEYAQENSDQKLIGAPPGYVGYEEGGQLTNAVKEKPFSIILFDEIEKAAKPNPRILDIFLQILEDGRLTDSKGETVYFSESVIIFTSNLGASEVSSNGSNEEVAEEFIKIVKNYFDNEIKRPEILGRIGYSNIVPFNFIKDREFSVKIAKSKLRPVQKAISEKYRIDLEFEDELKFIDYVLGGADSSKGGRDILNAINDKLLDELAMFMFENKEELPSMKGSKIVVKTTKNGLEFDFDND, from the coding sequence ATGGCATTACAAACAACGTTTAACAGGTTAAAACGCGAAGTCGGTATAAAGAGATGCGTAATACTCGATGGCAACGTCGGCGACGTGTATCTTAACGACAAAAAGCAAATCGTCGATTTGAAACAATATCTTACGTATATGCTCAAAGGTATGGAATACGACGACGTTTTGTATTGGGATCGTATCGACGGCATAGACGGAGACGTTTCAAGGCTTTCCGTAATCGATGAAGTCGAAGTTGAAGGCGACGCTTATCCCTTTGATGATGACGAAGAAAATCAACCGCAAGCGGAAGAAAAAACGGGAAGCGGTCAGTTCAAAGAACCCGCTGAGATTTTCAATATCGTATTCAAAAACTTGAAGAAGCCTAACAGAAAAACTGCTTTCGTGCTGAATTGGGCGGATTATCTCTTTTCAAGCGGCGGACAATTACCGCCCGACGAGAGAAAACTTATCACAATGCTCGGGAAAGCGATAAAAGACAAAAAAACGGAATATTTGTCCGCCGAAGTAAACGAAAGCACGGTTATTCTCATTACGAGCAAACTTGCAATGTTTCCAATTTCTTTCTATCAGGGCAACCCTGAAGTCGCTTGTCTTACTCTTTCAAAACCCGACAGAGAAGAACGCGCTAAAATGATGGAAAAAATCGAGAGCGGATTTGACGTAAAACTTAAACCCGGCGAAACGCTCTTGACTTCGGATAAATTTAACGAATACGTCGATATGCTTGACGATTTTACCAACCGTGAAATCGTTCAGATGGCACGCCTTTCGAGAAAAGAAGGCAAAATGCCGTTCGAGCAGTTGTACTTGCTGTTTAAGTACGGCGAAAAAGACAATCCTTGGGAAAAACTCGATTATAAATCGGTTAAAAACATCAAAAAGATTTTAAGCGAACGTGTAGTCGGTCAGGAAGAGGCTATCGAAAAGATTGAAAAAGTCGTTGTTAAGGCTTATATGGGACTGACGGGAATACATAAATCGTCTTCTCGTTCCGCTCCGAAAGGCGTGCTGTTCTTTGTCGGACCTACTGGCGTAGGTAAAACCGAACTTTCAAAGGCGCTTGCAAAATTCCTTTTCGGCGACGAACAGGCTTGTATCCGCTTCGATATGTCGGAATATGCGCAGGAAAACAGCGATCAGAAACTTATCGGCGCGCCTCCGGGATACGTCGGTTATGAAGAAGGCGGGCAACTTACCAACGCCGTAAAAGAAAAACCGTTCAGTATAATTTTGTTTGACGAAATCGAAAAAGCGGCAAAACCTAATCCGAGAATTCTAGATATTTTTCTGCAAATTCTCGAAGATGGCAGACTTACCGACAGCAAAGGCGAAACGGTTTATTTCAGCGAAAGCGTAATTATCTTTACGTCTAACCTCGGAGCGTCCGAAGTGTCGTCTAACGGTTCTAATGAAGAAGTGGCGGAAGAGTTTATAAAAATCGTTAAAAACTACTTCGATAACGAAATCAAACGTCCCGAAATTCTCGGTCGTATCGGTTACAGCAATATCGTTCCGTTCAACTTTATTAAAGACAGGGAGTTCAGCGTAAAAATCGCGAAATCGAAACTTCGTCCCGTTCAGAAAGCAATATCAGAAAAATATCGTATCGACCTTGAATTTGAAGACGAACTTAAATTTATAGATTACGTTCTCGGCGGAGCGGACAGCAGTAAAGGCGGTCGAGATATTCTTAACGCAATCAACGATAAATTGCTTGACGAACTTGCTATGTTTATGTTTGAGAATAAAGAAGAATTGCCGTCGATGAAAGGCTCGAAAATCGTAGTAAAAACAACGAAAAATGGGCTTGAATTTGATTTTGACAATGATTAA
- a CDS encoding ribonuclease III (product inferred by homology to UniProt) yields the protein MDRVVVYQKMCELEVKIRYHFNDIAWLSKATKSEKIEVSGEGKNHSEYTNDGLATIGDTVLKSVIADYLYRKGITTKGEITRIKSKLENNEVILYVKMLAY from the coding sequence ATGGATAGAGTTGTTGTATATCAAAAAATGTGCGAACTTGAAGTTAAAATACGTTATCATTTTAACGATATTGCGTGGCTTTCAAAGGCGACGAAGTCGGAAAAAATAGAAGTTTCCGGAGAAGGAAAGAATCATAGCGAATACACTAACGACGGGCTTGCAACAATCGGAGATACCGTGTTGAAATCTGTTATTGCCGATTATCTCTATCGGAAAGGAATAACTACAAAAGGTGAGATTACGCGGATAAAAAGTAAACTTGAAAACAATGAAGTTATACTTTATGTAAAAATGCTTGCATATTAA
- a CDS encoding penicillin V acylase and related amidases (product inferred by homology to UniProt) yields MCTAINFKTKNMYFGRTLDYEFSYGEKITITPREYEFKFRHLGVNSNHYAIIGMAHVFEDYPLYYEAANEKGLAVAGLNFVGNAYYRKPSLKKNNVAQYELIPWILANFSSVAEVKKALKNINITDDEVNEKFKCASLHWLISDLNEAIVVESTSKGIKVYDNKVGVLTNNPQFEYQMFNLNNYRNLSICDPANSFSEKIDLNRYSRGMGGIGLPGDLSSMSRFVRVAFHKLNSKCNDDEISSVNQFFHIMNSVSQTRGLCAVNDNYEITIYTSCINLNEGKYYYTTYNNHQINMVDLHKVDLDQKDLVTFKFLDEENINIEN; encoded by the coding sequence ATGTGTACAGCTATTAATTTTAAAACAAAAAACATGTATTTTGGACGAACACTTGATTATGAATTTTCTTATGGAGAGAAAATAACAATAACGCCGAGAGAGTATGAATTTAAATTCAGACATCTCGGCGTTAATTCTAATCACTATGCTATTATTGGAATGGCTCATGTTTTTGAAGACTATCCTTTATATTATGAAGCGGCTAATGAAAAAGGATTAGCTGTTGCGGGATTGAATTTTGTCGGCAATGCTTATTATAGGAAACCTTCTTTGAAAAAGAATAATGTGGCACAATATGAATTAATACCATGGATTCTAGCTAATTTTTCCTCGGTTGCTGAAGTTAAAAAAGCTTTGAAAAATATCAATATCACCGATGATGAAGTGAATGAAAAATTTAAATGTGCTTCTTTGCATTGGTTGATTTCTGATCTGAATGAAGCGATAGTTGTGGAATCTACTTCAAAGGGAATTAAAGTCTATGATAATAAAGTCGGTGTTTTAACAAATAATCCGCAATTTGAATATCAGATGTTTAATTTGAATAACTACCGAAATTTATCTATTTGTGATCCGGCTAATAGTTTTAGCGAAAAGATAGATTTAAATAGATACAGTCGTGGAATGGGTGGAATTGGTTTGCCTGGTGATTTATCCTCGATGTCCCGTTTTGTCAGAGTGGCTTTTCATAAGTTGAATTCAAAATGTAATGATGATGAAATTTCTAGTGTCAATCAGTTTTTTCATATTATGAATTCTGTTTCACAGACAAGAGGATTATGTGCGGTTAATGATAATTATGAAATAACAATCTATACTTCTTGTATCAATTTAAATGAAGGAAAGTATTACTATACCACTTATAATAACCATCAGATCAAT
- a CDS encoding anaerobic ribonucleoside-triphosphate reductase-activating protein (product inferred by homology to UniProt), whose amino-acid sequence MGLNLILTMIKFNVASINRCTETEGPHKRLCIWFQGCDIHCNECCNPDYQPFIARHIMSIDDIISVIKKSIDEFGIEGVTYSGGEPTCQQNLPSLTDEIKKLGLGIISFTGRKYEEVSDLLAGIDLVLDGAYVLEEKETKRRLLGSVNQRILCLTDRYKNDVSWFDTDKNGKSVEVNLSGKIVFNGDKI is encoded by the coding sequence ATGGGCTTGAATTTGATTTTGACAATGATTAAGTTCAACGTTGCGAGTATAAACCGTTGTACGGAAACGGAAGGTCCGCACAAAAGATTATGTATATGGTTTCAGGGTTGCGATATTCATTGCAACGAGTGTTGTAACCCTGATTATCAGCCGTTTATTGCGCGCCATATTATGTCGATCGACGATATTATTTCGGTAATTAAAAAGTCGATTGACGAATTTGGTATCGAAGGTGTAACGTATTCCGGGGGTGAGCCGACTTGTCAGCAGAATCTTCCAAGTTTAACCGACGAAATAAAGAAACTCGGACTTGGAATTATATCGTTTACGGGCAGAAAATACGAAGAGGTTTCAGACTTGCTTGCCGGCATAGACCTTGTGCTTGATGGCGCATATGTTTTGGAAGAAAAAGAAACAAAACGTAGGTTACTCGGCTCGGTAAATCAACGCATTTTGTGTTTAACAGATAGATACAAAAACGATGTTTCTTGGTTCGATACGGATAAAAATGGTAAATCCGTAGAAGTGAATTTGTCGGGCAAAATTGTATTCAATGGAGATAAAATCTGA